In the Nothobranchius furzeri strain GRZ-AD chromosome 15, NfurGRZ-RIMD1, whole genome shotgun sequence genome, one interval contains:
- the LOC107391494 gene encoding E3 ubiquitin-protein ligase PDZRN3, producing the protein MGCRLTRTKAKTHDPSHHRRREELHYVDEYGQQITVQVDGKRGRGHGRRRSHCAVECNLPTERRWEALRAMGLVEGEEGQGGVYGAGTYYGHMTVSPDLYPTNSHLMMSPDVYSPSGYLPTPLSHQHPGYLPTVSYSLDHLDRLDYQGPELLPYQPNSESCLIGCYSPDELKPKSFPRQSDYRPTWRPERHLGYLPLSELDSGLGCGPDSPHHRVALSEAETDAMSSLPGHTPSSKGSSSSSESLISSEPSDSGFHSVSTGEHRRLHKIHAGHTHRQTPHLRSGHSPREQRGRWDLESIPETTPMIQSGKPQASHCSVGNSTTTTVHFHRAERSPTLPRHCSPPSPSVGCRTEPCQRRALWLEQQGAGRMMETPGRSRTIMDLSVGQQRRRASHPNMTDPNLHQNGHPSPTSDTMGPRSRASYPSNSHPAGHLSIDGASLTSRHSSNRSREEDSLSKSPGSASSGVSNWRGFQTFGGHVEKPKGSCASLYSTLGAPQRSPRSPTSPRSRLSNQKSVRNQLLRARAYRLARERSEVTTDEEVRGEGGRQGDEDGEDGRWAGRYWSRTERRRQMALSRQHRERRGVGEEMVGGGQGALSSQMVLELSHMKQNRLRNSKLLDDWTTVEELLTHGTRVESDSQLCPSPLLSVTTV; encoded by the exons ATGGGTTGTCGTCTCACTCGGACTAAg GCGAAGACTCATGACCCGTCTCATCACCGACGCCGGGAGGAGCTGCACTACGTGGACGAGTATGGACAGCAAATCACTGTACAGGTTGACGGTAAAAGAGGGCGTGGCCATGGGAGGAGGCGGTCCCACTGCGCAGTTGAATGCAACCTCCCAACAGAGAGACGGTGGGAGGCCCTGAGAGCCATGGGGCTGGTGGAGGGGGAGGAGGGCCAGGGAGGAGTCTATGGAGCAGG GACCTATTATGGACACATGACCGTGTCACCTGACCTGTACCCTACCAACAGCCACCTGATGATGTCACCTGATGTCTATTCACCCAGTGGGTACCTCCCTACACCACTAAGCCACCAGCACCCCGGCTACCTGCCCACTGTCTCCTACAGCTTGGACcacctggacaggctggactacCAG GGTCCGGAGCTGTTGCCCTATCAGCCAAACTCAGaaagctgtctgattggctgctaCAGCCCAGATGAGCTGAAGCCGAAGAGTTTCCCTCGACAG TCGGACTACCGTCCTACCTGGAGGCCTGAGCGACACCTTGGCTACCTTCCCCTCAGCGAGTTGGACAGTGGGTTAGGCTGTGGGCCAGACAGCCCACACCACAGGGTGGCGCTCTCGGAAGCTGAGACGGATGCCATGTCATCACTACCTGGCCACACCCCTTCCTCCAAAGGCTCCTCCTCTTCGTCTGAGTCCCTAATCTCATCTGAGCCCAGTGACTCTGGCTTCCATAGCGTTAGCACGGGAGAGCACAGACGACTTCACAAGATCCACGCAGGTCACACTCACCGCCAGACTCCCCACCTCCGCTCAGGCCACTCCCCTCGGGAGCAAAGAGGACGCTGGGACTTGGAGTCCATTCCTGAGACGACGCCGATGATTCAGTCCGGAAAGCCTCAGGCCTCCCACTGCTCAGTGGGGAACAGCACGACCACCACGGTCCATTTCCACAGAGCTGAGAGGAGTCCCACTTTACCACGCCATTGTTCACCCCCGTCGCCTTCAGTCG GTTGCCGGACCGAACCCTGCCAGCGGAGGGCGCTGTGGTTGGAGCAGCAGGGTGCTGGCAGGATGATGGAAACTCCTGGGAGGAGTCGGACTATAATGGACCTGAGTGTAGGACAGCAGCGCCGCAGGGCGAGTCACCCCAACATGACGGATCCAAACCTGCACCAGAACGGCCATCCCAGTCCGACCAGTGACACGATGGGGCCAAGGAGCAGGGCCAGTTACCCCAGCAACAGTCATCCCGCTGGACACCTCAGCATCGACGGAGCCAGTCTGACCAGTCGTCACAGCTCTAATCGGAGCAGGGAGGAGGACTCCCTCTCTAAGAGTCCTGGCTCCGCCTCCAGCGGCGTCTCAAACTGGCGTGGGTTCCAGACCTTCGGGGGTCACGTGGAGAAGCCTAAAGGTTCCTGCGCTTCTCTCTACAGCACACTGGGGGCTCCGCAGCGCAGTCCTCGGTCTCCAACGTCCCCCCGCTCAAGACTGTCCAATCAGAAGTCAGTCAGGAACCAGCTGCTCAGGGCCCGAGCTTACCGATTGGCCAGGGAGCGCAGTGAGGTCACCACAGACGAAGAGGTACGAGGAGAGGGGGGGAGGCAGGGAGACGAGGACGGGGAGGACGGCCGCTGGGCTGGACGGTACTGGAGCCGCACCGAAAGAAGGCGTCAGATGGCGTTGTCACGGCAACACAGAGAAAGGAGGGGTGTAGGGGAGGAGATGGTGGGAGGaggccagggggcgctgtcgtccCAGATGGTTCTGGAGCTGAGCCACATGAAACAGAACCGGCTGAGAAACAGCAAACTGCTGGATGACTGGACCACCGTGGAGGAGCTGCTGACCCACGGGACCCGGGTGGAGAGCGACAGCCAGCTGTGTCCCAGCCCGCTGCTGTCCGTCACCACCGTCTGA